One stretch of Meiothermus sp. QL-1 DNA includes these proteins:
- a CDS encoding aminotransferase class IV: MRYVYINGNFVEYSQATLHISDLGLRRGYAVFEFFRVLRGVAVFLEDHLERFARSAALLELEPPCGRERLEDLIRELIQLNALEQGGIQMLLTGGYSEDAFTPGRPNLIITPTPVSPPPAHLYQQGGKVILQQNQRELPEAKTTDYLMAVRLARRVRAEGATEVVYHDGKRVSEGGRSSLCLIKDGVLVTAREGVLPGITRKHLLEVARPLLPIEERPITLDELFAADEVLLTGATRQVMPITQIEDRPVGSGRVGPWAQKLMAAFQAHLEAYLERRSRPGPA; the protein is encoded by the coding sequence GTGAGGTACGTCTACATCAACGGAAACTTCGTCGAGTACAGCCAGGCCACCCTGCACATCTCCGACCTGGGCCTGCGACGCGGCTATGCGGTTTTTGAGTTCTTCCGCGTGCTAAGAGGGGTGGCGGTCTTCCTGGAAGACCACCTCGAGCGCTTCGCCCGCTCGGCAGCGCTGCTCGAGCTGGAGCCTCCCTGCGGGCGCGAGAGGCTCGAGGACCTGATCCGGGAGCTCATCCAGCTCAACGCGCTGGAGCAGGGCGGCATCCAGATGCTCCTCACAGGCGGCTACTCGGAGGACGCCTTCACCCCAGGCAGGCCCAACCTGATCATCACCCCCACCCCTGTCAGCCCCCCGCCGGCCCACCTGTACCAGCAAGGCGGCAAGGTCATCCTGCAGCAGAACCAACGCGAGCTGCCCGAGGCCAAGACCACCGACTACCTGATGGCGGTGCGGCTTGCCCGGCGGGTGCGGGCCGAAGGGGCCACCGAGGTGGTCTACCACGACGGGAAACGGGTCTCGGAGGGGGGGCGCAGCAGCCTGTGCCTCATCAAAGACGGCGTGCTGGTCACCGCCCGGGAAGGGGTGCTGCCCGGCATCACCCGCAAGCACCTGCTGGAGGTGGCCCGCCCCCTTCTGCCCATCGAGGAGCGGCCCATCACCCTGGACGAGCTCTTCGCCGCCGACGAGGTGCTCCTCACCGGGGCCACCCGGCAGGTCATGCCCATCACCCAGATCGAGGACCGCCCCGTGGGCAGCGGCCGGGTAGGGCCGTGGGCGCAAAAGCTGATGGCTGCCTTCCAGGCCCACCTGGAGGCCTATCTGGAGCGGCGAAGCAGGCCCGGCCCTGCATAG